The Paenibacillus sp. RUD330 genome has a segment encoding these proteins:
- a CDS encoding ABC transporter ATP-binding protein yields MDVLEVSRLRISHAGSGEALLPELSFRVKEKSCLAIVGESGSGKSIVCKAIMRLNGPALEQSGSIRFKGTELTELADDQMRRLRGAQIGMILQNGMRAFDPGLKLGRQLHAVLKTHFGWSRGQSRERLAEAMELLLLRSPTAVLERYPHELSGGMLQRLMIALSLVLQPELVIADEPTTALDAASRQEAIGQLISLRRQTGCSMILVSHDLSAVERIADEVLVLRGGMAVERGTAAELLTSPRHAYTRYLVESKHALSSRFAQALGGLRHVER; encoded by the coding sequence GTGGATGTGCTGGAGGTGAGCCGGCTCCGTATCTCGCATGCCGGATCGGGTGAGGCGCTCTTGCCGGAGCTGTCCTTCCGCGTGAAGGAAAAAAGCTGCCTGGCGATCGTCGGGGAAAGCGGCAGCGGCAAGTCGATCGTCTGCAAGGCGATCATGAGGCTGAACGGTCCGGCGCTGGAGCAGAGCGGCAGCATCCGGTTCAAGGGCACGGAGCTGACGGAGCTGGCCGACGACCAGATGCGCCGGCTGCGGGGCGCGCAGATCGGCATGATTCTGCAGAACGGGATGCGTGCTTTCGATCCTGGCCTGAAGCTGGGCAGGCAGCTCCATGCGGTGCTGAAGACGCATTTCGGGTGGAGCCGCGGACAGAGCAGAGAGCGGTTGGCGGAGGCGATGGAGCTGCTGCTGCTGCGAAGCCCGACAGCCGTGCTGGAACGCTATCCGCATGAGCTCTCCGGAGGCATGCTGCAGCGGCTCATGATCGCGCTGTCGCTCGTGCTCCAGCCGGAGCTGGTCATCGCCGACGAGCCGACGACTGCGCTGGATGCGGCCTCCCGGCAGGAAGCGATCGGCCAGTTGATCTCGCTGCGGAGGCAGACCGGGTGCTCGATGATCCTGGTCTCGCATGATTTGTCCGCTGTGGAGCGGATCGCCGACGAGGTGCTTGTCCTGCGCGGCGGCATGGCGGTGGAGCGGGGGACAGCCGCAGAATTGCTGACTTCGCCGAGACATGCCTATACCCGCTATCTCGTGGAGTCGAAGCATGCCTTGAGCAGCCGTTTCGCGCAAGCGCTGGGAGGGCTGAGACATGTTGAGCGTTGA
- a CDS encoding ABC transporter ATP-binding protein — protein MLSVEKISKSYSTGGWRGSGRQPVLKEMSLECRSGECVGIIGASGSGKSTLGRIILGLERPDAGSIRIDGEELGRRSRRGAVSAVFQDCRSSIHPFFTVRQALLEALGTRSSGKSKAERTRKLETALEQVGLEASYLERYPHELSGGQAQRVCLARALLTEARWIVLDEAVSSLDAPVQVQVLEVLRKARGIYGTGYLFITHDLEAAAFLCDRIAVLHEGRIIETIETQRLGELRTPCARELLDKFRIGHAPVPRQHAAMAEEEQE, from the coding sequence ATGTTGAGCGTTGAGAAGATCTCCAAGTCTTATTCCACTGGCGGATGGCGAGGCTCAGGCAGACAGCCGGTGCTGAAGGAGATGTCGCTGGAGTGCCGATCGGGTGAATGCGTCGGCATCATCGGGGCGAGCGGCAGCGGCAAGTCGACGCTCGGCCGCATCATCCTCGGATTGGAGCGGCCGGACGCGGGCTCGATCCGGATCGACGGCGAGGAGCTGGGACGCCGATCGCGCCGAGGAGCGGTGAGCGCGGTGTTTCAAGACTGCCGCTCGTCGATCCACCCGTTCTTCACGGTCCGCCAGGCGCTGCTGGAGGCATTGGGAACTCGGAGCTCAGGCAAGTCCAAGGCGGAAAGGACCCGAAAGCTGGAAACCGCGCTGGAGCAAGTCGGGTTGGAAGCCTCCTATCTGGAGCGCTATCCCCATGAGCTGTCCGGCGGTCAGGCGCAGCGGGTCTGCCTCGCGCGGGCGCTGCTGACCGAGGCGCGCTGGATTGTGCTCGACGAAGCGGTCAGCTCGCTCGATGCTCCGGTGCAGGTGCAGGTGCTTGAGGTGCTGCGGAAGGCTCGCGGAATCTATGGCACCGGCTATCTGTTCATCACGCATGACCTGGAGGCGGCGGCTTTTCTGTGCGACCGAATCGCCGTGCTGCATGAAGGCCGCATCATCGAGACGATCGAGACACAGCGGCTCGGCGAGCTGAGGACGCCTTGCGCGCGTGAGCTGCTCGATAAATTCCGAATCGGCCATGCGCCAGTTCCGCGACAGCATGCGGCAATGGCAGAGGAGGAACAGGAATGA
- a CDS encoding MFS transporter, which produces MKGALSWPFMRLYLLTVLYFCANAILNVIIPLKGGSLGASNAVIGIVMGAYLFTTMLLRPWAGHIIRKQGPIAVLRSVLALNAIALALYAFTGLEGYFAARVLQGVCTAFFSMALQLGLIDALPDEERSQGISMYSLCATMPGIVGPLLAIGLWEADDPGLLAAVLIGLGVITGAVGFSARVGNSAAAEAAAGWKEGKPLGGGVLQWFGELVRHPQLLRCSLLMLGASVIFGAATTFIPLYAAQVSGASAAVYLMLQAGTVVAARFWLRKRIPSDGQWHPAFMRLILLCLAAAALCVGLAAHGGGALFYAGAFLMGIAQAMVYPTLTTYLSFVLPKESRNILMGLFIAMADLGVSLGAIAMGPVADLTSYSAMYMFCAAIGASLLLVSAREARSRRANSLPV; this is translated from the coding sequence ATGAAGGGAGCATTGTCCTGGCCGTTCATGCGGCTTTACCTGCTGACGGTGCTTTACTTTTGCGCCAATGCGATTCTGAATGTCATCATTCCGCTGAAGGGAGGCTCGCTTGGCGCCAGCAATGCGGTGATCGGCATCGTCATGGGAGCCTATCTGTTCACGACGATGCTGCTTCGTCCATGGGCCGGGCACATCATCCGCAAGCAAGGGCCGATCGCCGTGCTTCGGTCCGTTCTGGCGCTCAATGCGATCGCGCTCGCCCTGTACGCATTCACGGGCCTGGAGGGCTATTTCGCTGCACGCGTTCTCCAAGGCGTCTGCACGGCATTCTTTTCGATGGCGCTCCAGCTCGGGCTCATCGACGCGCTGCCTGACGAGGAGCGGTCTCAAGGCATTTCCATGTACTCGCTCTGCGCCACGATGCCCGGCATCGTCGGTCCGCTGCTGGCGATCGGCTTGTGGGAGGCGGATGATCCGGGTCTGCTCGCCGCTGTGCTGATCGGTCTCGGCGTAATCACGGGAGCGGTCGGCTTCAGCGCCCGCGTCGGAAACTCGGCCGCAGCGGAAGCGGCGGCGGGATGGAAGGAGGGAAAGCCCCTTGGAGGCGGTGTTCTGCAATGGTTCGGGGAGCTGGTTCGACATCCCCAGCTGCTTCGGTGCAGCCTGCTCATGCTTGGGGCGTCGGTCATATTCGGCGCGGCGACGACCTTCATCCCGCTGTATGCGGCGCAGGTTAGCGGCGCCAGCGCCGCCGTGTACCTCATGCTGCAGGCCGGCACGGTGGTCGCGGCCCGCTTCTGGCTGCGCAAGCGGATTCCGTCCGATGGACAGTGGCATCCAGCTTTCATGCGCCTGATCCTGCTCTGCCTGGCGGCGGCCGCACTTTGTGTCGGCCTGGCCGCTCACGGTGGAGGGGCGCTGTTCTACGCGGGCGCGTTCCTGATGGGCATCGCTCAGGCGATGGTATATCCGACGCTCACGACGTATTTGAGCTTCGTCCTGCCGAAGGAGAGCCGCAACATCCTCATGGGTCTGTTCATCGCCATGGCCGATCTCGGCGTCTCTCTAGGCGCGATCGCCATGGGTCCCGTCGCGGATCTGACCTCTTATTCAGCCATGTATATGTTCTGCGCCGCCATCGGCGCCTCGCTGCTGCTCGTTTCGGCGCGCGAGGCGAGAAGCCGCAGGGCGAATTCGCTCCCGGTATGA
- a CDS encoding TetR/AcrR family transcriptional regulator: protein MTPRTKEQNEEIRLRRLAQIRKAAADVFLTKGPLLEIREVAQQAGLGYGTVYHYYTNKGDLLHDLLWDALERASGWLGGSVEAPEDNRLEAMLKVPLEARTPASGEAPGGRHLSLAEADTGSYAATGSRSRSREGAAPEELGPIAAAGVRLLRLWAEDHALYLLYKHAGEEFAALPDARSAALSAAFRRDVLVPLAALLESGREADGASTSGGIAEPPYRLQRAEMLLAALVGCASLSLRRGKLGEEAGDIVRFLNVQNGWGGNETG from the coding sequence ATGACTCCACGTACGAAGGAACAGAACGAAGAAATCCGGCTGCGGCGTCTGGCGCAAATTCGGAAGGCCGCTGCCGATGTGTTTCTGACTAAAGGGCCTTTGCTGGAAATCCGCGAAGTGGCTCAGCAGGCGGGACTCGGCTATGGAACCGTATACCATTATTACACCAACAAGGGCGATCTGCTCCATGATCTGCTCTGGGACGCGTTGGAACGCGCGTCGGGATGGCTCGGCGGCTCCGTGGAGGCTCCAGAGGACAATCGTCTGGAAGCCATGCTGAAGGTTCCGTTGGAAGCGCGCACTCCGGCTTCGGGGGAGGCGCCGGGGGGAAGGCATCTGAGCCTGGCTGAGGCCGACACCGGCAGCTATGCTGCAACAGGCTCTCGAAGCAGAAGCCGCGAGGGAGCCGCTCCCGAGGAGCTCGGCCCCATCGCCGCCGCAGGTGTACGGCTGCTGCGGCTTTGGGCGGAGGACCATGCCTTGTACCTGCTGTATAAACACGCCGGCGAGGAATTTGCCGCGCTGCCTGATGCGCGTTCGGCCGCGCTATCGGCCGCCTTCCGCCGCGATGTGCTCGTACCGCTCGCCGCGCTGCTGGAGAGCGGGCGCGAGGCGGACGGGGCCTCCACTTCCGGCGGAATTGCGGAGCCGCCGTACCGGCTGCAGCGCGCGGAGATGCTGCTGGCCGCGTTGGTCGGCTGCGCCTCGCTATCGCTTCGCCGGGGCAAGCTCGGCGAAGAGGCCGGAGATATCGTCCGCTTTTTAAATGTACAGAATGGATGGGGAGGGAATGAAACCGGATGA
- the map gene encoding type I methionyl aminopeptidase yields the protein MIVIKSPREIEEMKTASQIVADCHREVAKLIEPGITTMEINAFVARHMTKLGGKQFTKGYNGFPAETCTSLNDVVAHGIPSKRALKDGDLLKLDIVVEYGGWFGDSCWCYAVGNIRPEAQKIMQVAKECLDLGIARALPGGRLGDITSAIQQHAESNGYSLVRDLLAHGIGRSLHEEPNYEHIGAAGKGIRLKEGMVFTIEPMVNEGTFRISIDDDQWTARTADGRLSAQYEHTIAITSDGPLILTAQ from the coding sequence ATGATCGTCATAAAATCGCCCAGGGAAATCGAAGAAATGAAGACGGCGAGCCAAATCGTTGCGGACTGCCACCGAGAGGTGGCCAAATTAATCGAGCCCGGGATCACCACAATGGAAATCAATGCCTTTGTCGCCCGGCATATGACCAAGCTGGGCGGCAAGCAGTTCACGAAAGGATATAACGGTTTCCCCGCCGAAACCTGCACTTCGCTCAACGATGTCGTAGCCCACGGAATACCTTCGAAGCGGGCGCTTAAGGACGGGGATTTGCTGAAGCTCGACATCGTCGTGGAATACGGCGGATGGTTCGGCGATTCATGCTGGTGTTATGCGGTAGGCAATATCCGGCCGGAGGCGCAAAAGATCATGCAGGTGGCTAAGGAATGCCTGGATCTGGGAATCGCCCGGGCTCTCCCCGGGGGCCGGCTCGGCGACATCACGTCGGCCATCCAGCAGCATGCGGAATCGAACGGGTATTCGCTCGTTCGCGATCTGCTGGCGCACGGAATCGGGCGCAGCCTGCACGAGGAGCCGAATTACGAGCATATCGGCGCAGCCGGCAAAGGCATTCGGTTGAAGGAAGGCATGGTGTTTACGATTGAGCCGATGGTCAACGAAGGGACCTTCCGTATCTCCATCGACGACGACCAGTGGACGGCGAGGACGGCCGACGGCAGGCTGTCGGCGCAATATGAGCATACGATCGCCATCACATCGGACGGACCGCTGATTTTAACGGCCCAGTAA
- a CDS encoding FAD-binding oxidoreductase produces the protein MRSKTKLTGLVIFKGDPGYEVARKNWDPHTDRFPKVFVFAKRTQDVANAIKWANENKVPIRPRGGRHSLEVNLSQVNGGMVIDVSKMKKISLHRKKSSVIVGSGNTVGRIAKTLAPLGYIAPFGDSPTVGIGGITLGGGIGPLQRTVGLVSDNLIALEMVDAKGRVIRANKKRNADLLWASKGGGGGNFGVYTRYKFKVHSAPEKATVYRITWPWEQFPEVLKAWQKWAPCVDDRLGSELSIGPKKGGNVTMNGLFLGSKTEALRLLKPMTSVGTTTSKIIRLLPYPKVVDFLLPPDPVLTQRESNQFSSGFGRHPFPDKAIRSMRKFLEQVEGQFAGFFFLNWGGAVSRVAPRATAFYWRKAKFYVEWNSSWVKKSDAAKNIALARGLRKKLQPYIVGSYINVPDQGIKNSGPVYYGANYPRLKRVKAKYDPGNVFNNPQSIPPAGRS, from the coding sequence GTGAGATCCAAAACGAAACTTACCGGACTTGTGATTTTCAAGGGCGATCCCGGGTACGAGGTCGCGCGCAAAAATTGGGATCCCCATACAGACCGATTTCCTAAAGTGTTTGTTTTTGCGAAAAGAACGCAGGATGTGGCCAACGCCATCAAGTGGGCCAACGAAAACAAGGTTCCCATCCGTCCGAGAGGCGGCAGGCATTCCTTGGAGGTCAATCTCTCGCAGGTCAACGGCGGCATGGTCATCGATGTAAGCAAAATGAAAAAAATTTCGCTCCATCGAAAAAAGAGCAGCGTGATAGTGGGATCGGGAAATACCGTGGGGAGAATCGCTAAAACGCTTGCTCCGCTAGGCTATATCGCTCCATTCGGAGACAGCCCGACGGTCGGGATCGGCGGAATCACGCTCGGCGGAGGAATAGGACCTTTGCAGCGGACTGTCGGCCTCGTCAGCGACAATCTGATCGCGCTTGAAATGGTTGACGCCAAGGGCAGGGTCATCCGCGCCAACAAAAAGCGCAACGCCGATCTCCTGTGGGCTTCCAAAGGCGGCGGCGGCGGAAATTTCGGCGTGTACACCCGGTACAAATTCAAAGTCCACTCCGCGCCGGAGAAGGCTACAGTATATCGCATCACCTGGCCGTGGGAGCAATTCCCGGAAGTGCTCAAAGCCTGGCAGAAATGGGCGCCATGCGTCGATGACAGACTGGGCAGCGAGCTGTCGATCGGTCCGAAAAAAGGCGGCAACGTCACCATGAACGGACTTTTCCTCGGCTCGAAAACAGAAGCGCTCCGCCTGTTGAAGCCCATGACGAGCGTCGGCACGACAACGAGCAAGATCATCCGTTTATTGCCGTATCCGAAGGTCGTGGACTTCCTCCTGCCTCCGGATCCTGTCCTAACGCAAAGGGAAAGCAATCAGTTCTCCAGCGGCTTCGGCCGGCATCCTTTCCCGGATAAAGCGATCAGATCCATGCGGAAGTTTTTGGAGCAGGTAGAGGGGCAATTCGCAGGGTTTTTCTTTCTCAACTGGGGTGGTGCCGTAAGCCGCGTAGCTCCTAGAGCTACCGCGTTCTACTGGCGGAAAGCGAAGTTTTATGTCGAGTGGAACAGCTCCTGGGTCAAAAAATCCGATGCGGCCAAAAATATTGCTCTGGCCCGCGGATTGCGCAAGAAGCTGCAGCCTTATATCGTAGGCTCCTACATCAACGTGCCGGATCAGGGAATCAAAAATTCCGGGCCGGTATACTATGGGGCCAACTATCCCCGGCTGAAGAGAGTGAAAGCGAAATACGATCCAGGCAATGTGTTCAATAATCCCCAAAGCATTCCGCCGGCAGGCAGATCTTAA
- a CDS encoding PadR family transcriptional regulator, whose amino-acid sequence MLKGALEGCVLEIISRQETYGYEITRRLNALGFADVVEGTVYTILIRLEKNKLVEITKKPSDMGPPRKFFAINDAGREELRKFWEKWEFVSSKINELKENKP is encoded by the coding sequence ATGCTCAAAGGAGCGCTTGAGGGCTGTGTTCTTGAAATCATAAGCCGCCAGGAAACCTACGGGTACGAAATTACACGGCGGCTGAATGCTCTCGGCTTTGCGGATGTTGTGGAAGGGACGGTGTATACGATCCTGATCCGGCTTGAGAAGAATAAGCTGGTGGAAATCACCAAGAAGCCCTCGGACATGGGACCGCCACGGAAGTTTTTCGCGATCAACGACGCCGGGCGCGAGGAGCTGCGGAAGTTCTGGGAAAAATGGGAATTCGTATCCTCGAAAATCAATGAGCTGAAGGAGAACAAACCATGA
- a CDS encoding DUF1048 domain-containing protein translates to MNFWEKITGSDMTKEMKAFEARVEKLPPDYQAAWEQIQAYLWPNSDFTGRNLMPIFDGVLGLLEETAGNGQSVQEVLGGDIKGFCSALAGEEGAKSHHDKWREQLNAAVAKKLGKLGG, encoded by the coding sequence ATGAATTTTTGGGAAAAAATCACGGGCAGCGACATGACGAAAGAAATGAAGGCCTTTGAAGCACGGGTTGAAAAGCTGCCGCCCGATTATCAAGCGGCATGGGAACAAATCCAAGCTTATCTTTGGCCGAACTCCGACTTCACCGGACGCAACCTCATGCCCATTTTTGACGGCGTGCTTGGCTTGCTCGAAGAAACGGCGGGAAACGGACAGAGTGTCCAGGAGGTTTTGGGCGGCGATATCAAAGGCTTCTGCTCGGCGCTGGCCGGCGAAGAAGGAGCGAAGTCCCATCACGACAAGTGGCGTGAGCAGCTCAATGCTGCTGTCGCTAAAAAATTAGGCAAATTAGGGGGATGA
- a CDS encoding DUF1048 domain-containing protein, which produces MRIQDIIKGKKEWRAHMARVKALPQDYQIVYKEIQSYYFKVGPIELAEGTGLLSGIVDLFEEGAALGKGVLEVTGRDVAAFCDELIKDSKTYSDLYQESVAQEVSKAMKKMAEKHNKRGDRDGKSH; this is translated from the coding sequence ATGAGGATACAAGACATCATCAAAGGCAAAAAAGAGTGGCGTGCGCATATGGCGCGAGTCAAAGCCCTCCCGCAGGATTATCAGATTGTGTACAAAGAGATCCAGAGCTATTACTTCAAGGTCGGCCCGATCGAGCTGGCCGAGGGAACGGGTCTGCTCTCGGGGATCGTCGATCTGTTTGAAGAGGGGGCGGCCTTGGGGAAAGGCGTGCTCGAGGTGACAGGGCGTGATGTAGCGGCATTCTGCGACGAACTGATCAAGGATTCAAAAACGTACTCGGATCTCTATCAAGAATCTGTCGCTCAAGAAGTCAGCAAGGCGATGAAGAAAATGGCCGAAAAACATAATAAACGGGGGGATCGGGATGGAAAAAGCCATTGA
- a CDS encoding ABC transporter ATP-binding protein, translating to MEKAIEVNGLRMSFKNTEVLKGVDLEVKRGEIFALLGSNGAGKTTMVKILATLQKQDGGTVTVNGFDVASKPHQVRHAISLTGQFAAVDEMLTGRENVIMIAKLRHLDRPRQVADDLLNRFGLMDAADRKPSTYSGGMRRRMDIALSLVGKPQILFLDEPTTGLDPEARIEVWRIVKELADGGTTVFLTTQHLEEAEQLADRMAILHEGRIIASGTLAELKQLFPKTQVQYVEKQPTLEELFLAIIGKKEAI from the coding sequence ATGGAAAAAGCCATTGAAGTGAACGGTCTGCGCATGTCCTTCAAGAACACGGAAGTCCTGAAGGGCGTCGATCTGGAAGTGAAGCGCGGGGAGATATTCGCCTTGCTCGGCTCCAACGGCGCAGGCAAGACGACCATGGTCAAAATCCTTGCTACGCTGCAAAAGCAGGACGGAGGCACCGTCACCGTAAACGGATTCGACGTCGCGTCAAAGCCGCATCAGGTTCGGCATGCCATCAGCCTCACCGGGCAATTTGCCGCCGTAGACGAGATGTTGACCGGTCGGGAAAATGTGATCATGATCGCCAAGCTGCGCCATCTGGATCGTCCCCGTCAAGTTGCGGACGATTTGCTGAACCGTTTCGGCTTGATGGACGCGGCGGACCGCAAGCCGTCGACTTATTCGGGCGGCATGCGCCGCAGGATGGACATCGCATTGAGCCTTGTGGGCAAACCGCAGATCTTATTCCTCGACGAGCCGACAACCGGGCTTGACCCCGAGGCGCGCATCGAGGTTTGGAGGATTGTAAAGGAGCTTGCAGATGGAGGCACGACGGTATTCCTGACCACGCAGCATTTAGAGGAAGCCGAGCAGCTTGCCGACCGAATGGCCATTTTGCACGAGGGCAGGATCATTGCCAGCGGCACGCTCGCGGAACTGAAGCAGCTGTTCCCGAAAACGCAGGTGCAGTACGTGGAAAAACAGCCGACCCTGGAGGAACTATTCCTCGCCATCATCGGCAAGAAGGAGGCCATCTGA
- a CDS encoding ABC transporter permease: METKKTYFFSDMSVMIGRSMRHIFRSLDTIFTVCITPIAMMLLFVYVFGGAIETGTDSYVNYLLPGILLMAIASGVAYVAYRLFMDKQRGIIERFRSMPIQRSALLWGHVLTSVVSNVMTVVVIILVALPMGFRSSAGMLSWLAVAGILVLFTLALTWIAAIAGLSAKTMEGASAFSYPLIFLPFISSAFVPTESMPAAVRAFAENQPVTSIVETIRALLSNQPVGNEIWVALAWCVGIMVVAYLFAVRAYRRNAA, encoded by the coding sequence ATGGAGACGAAAAAAACGTATTTCTTCAGCGACATGAGTGTCATGATCGGACGCTCCATGCGCCATATTTTCCGCAGCCTGGACACCATCTTCACTGTCTGCATCACTCCGATAGCCATGATGCTGCTCTTCGTCTATGTGTTCGGCGGCGCGATCGAGACCGGTACGGACAGCTATGTGAATTACCTGCTGCCCGGCATATTGCTTATGGCTATCGCCAGCGGGGTGGCCTATGTGGCTTACCGCCTGTTCATGGATAAGCAGCGGGGCATCATCGAGCGGTTCCGCTCGATGCCGATACAACGTTCCGCATTGCTGTGGGGGCATGTGCTGACCTCGGTGGTATCCAACGTCATGACCGTTGTCGTCATCATTCTCGTTGCGCTTCCGATGGGCTTCCGCTCGTCGGCGGGGATGCTGTCCTGGCTTGCGGTTGCCGGCATCCTCGTGCTGTTTACGCTGGCTTTGACCTGGATCGCTGCCATTGCCGGACTGTCCGCCAAGACGATGGAAGGCGCAAGCGCCTTTTCCTATCCGTTGATCTTCCTGCCTTTCATCAGTTCCGCTTTTGTCCCTACCGAGTCGATGCCTGCGGCCGTACGCGCCTTTGCCGAAAACCAGCCGGTGACGTCTATCGTTGAGACCATCCGTGCGCTTTTGTCCAATCAACCGGTGGGCAATGAGATTTGGGTCGCTTTAGCGTGGTGCGTAGGAATCATGGTCGTCGCTTATCTATTTGCGGTGCGAGCTTACAGACGGAATGCGGCTTGA
- a CDS encoding alpha/beta hydrolase-fold protein, whose protein sequence is MKINSVPWREVLTDEAAHTITGNVNLYESFPIPQLRTERRIWIYLPRSYNESNRCYPVYYMQDGQNMFDQATSWGREWGVDETLEQMAQEDPALEAIVVAIDHGGAERNHEYNFTTNEEYKFGGKGEAYADFLAKTLKPYIDSRYRTLPEAEHTIIAGSSFGAYISLYTAIRYPDQFGCVGGVSFVMWHDSGAIIQWIQESDLSPALRVYLSIGELETDNSDFNRAAREHVELTRQTLMTSGIPEQQIRFDYIPGGTHHESTWSVLFPEMHRWLLQP, encoded by the coding sequence ATGAAGATCAACTCTGTGCCTTGGCGAGAAGTTTTGACCGACGAGGCCGCCCACACCATCACGGGCAATGTGAACCTATACGAATCCTTTCCGATTCCACAGCTGCGGACGGAGCGTAGAATTTGGATCTATTTGCCGAGGAGCTACAACGAAAGCAACCGCTGCTACCCGGTCTATTACATGCAGGATGGCCAGAACATGTTTGATCAAGCGACGTCTTGGGGACGCGAATGGGGCGTCGACGAGACATTGGAACAGATGGCGCAGGAGGATCCGGCGCTGGAGGCGATCGTGGTCGCTATCGATCATGGGGGTGCTGAGCGCAACCATGAATATAACTTTACAACCAATGAGGAGTACAAGTTCGGAGGCAAAGGCGAGGCGTATGCGGATTTCCTGGCGAAAACACTCAAACCCTATATCGACAGCCGCTACCGGACGCTCCCTGAAGCGGAGCATACGATCATTGCCGGAAGCTCGTTTGGCGCATACATCTCGTTGTATACGGCTATTCGCTATCCGGATCAGTTTGGCTGTGTGGGCGGGGTTTCCTTTGTCATGTGGCATGACAGCGGCGCCATCATCCAATGGATTCAAGAATCGGATCTCTCCCCTGCGCTTCGCGTCTATCTAAGCATTGGAGAGCTGGAAACCGACAATTCCGACTTCAATCGGGCTGCCCGCGAGCATGTCGAGTTGACCCGCCAGACCTTAATGACATCAGGGATTCCGGAACAGCAGATTCGATTCGACTATATTCCTGGCGGAACCCATCACGAATCCACGTGGAGCGTGCTGTTTCCTGAAATGCATCGATGGCTGCTGCAGCCATAG
- a CDS encoding zinc-binding dehydrogenase, producing the protein MINYEEQHVGDLPDKVDVVLDTIGGDVLARSYEVLKPEGRLVTITGQPDLELARGKGITAYRVRMETNTEQLAAIADLVSIGSVKVVVIAYDSDQPGVLIRTPGLHTSEYLPLEPPALPAPDHNAQRMDLLRPLVKRPLHSLDPLVKI; encoded by the coding sequence GTGATCAATTATGAAGAACAGCATGTTGGCGACTTGCCGGATAAGGTCGATGTCGTTCTGGACACGATTGGCGGAGACGTATTGGCCAGGAGTTATGAGGTATTGAAACCTGAAGGAAGATTGGTAACGATCACCGGCCAGCCCGATCTGGAGCTGGCGCGCGGAAAGGGAATCACGGCATATAGGGTCAGAATGGAGACCAATACCGAACAATTGGCCGCCATAGCGGACTTGGTGTCGATCGGAAGCGTAAAAGTGGTTGTTATCGCCTATGATTCTGACCAACCCGGCGTCCTTATAAGGACGCCGGGTCTCCATACCTCCGAATACCTTCCACTCGAACCACCCGCCCTCCCTGCTCCCGATCACAATGCTCAAAGAATGGATCTGCTGCGACCTCTAGTAAAACGTCCATTGCATTCATTGGACCCGCTCGTTAAGATTTAG